ATAGCTTGTCCGAGAAGAAGTCCAGGCATTGCAATATCCAAAAGTTCCAATAAGCTGACCTTACGAATCTTGCAGAATATAATTCCTGTAACAAGCGCACCAATGACTGCTCCGTATATTGCTATGCCTCCGTCCCGAAACCGAATGACATCCATAAAGTTATTATATAAATCAAGTCTAAAAACAACATAGTAAAGCCTTGCACATATTATTGCAAAAGGCGTTGCCCATAAAATAGCATCGATCAAAGTATCCTGATTAAAACCGTCTTTTTTGGCAAGGCGCATGGATGCAACCGCTCCAAGGAGAAAACCAAGTGCAATTATAATGCCATACCAGTAAACGTCAAGGCCAAACAAACTGAACGCAACTCTGCTGATATGCATATCGCCAATGCCGAGACCCGGAAAAGAAATCGGTCCGCTTCCGTTCATAAACGTCCTCCGTTCTTTGGTTAAGGGCGTGTTAAACGCCCCCAGCCTATTTAGTATTCTTTAAGTCAAAATTAGTGCAGAGGGTCAATAATTGAGAGACTCATTACTTCCGGCGTCCATTTATCGAGTATCTCGTTTAAGTCGTCAACCATTATTTTATCATATGCATAGAACATTTCAATAAAATTCGTATCCATGAAATAGGACGAAATCATCATATATACGATACTGTCTGTTCTGTCCAGTGAAGCGATATTACGACCATATACGGCTTTTTTGCTTCGTTCAAATGTTCTTACATCGACCTTGTTGTTTTTAAAGGATTCTATTTCTTCGCAGATTATAGAGAAAACTTTCTCAGGATCTTTAGATTCTCCGCCGAATATCGTATGGGCAAAACTGTCCGAAAGTGTATATTCGCTTCCAAAAGAATCGTTTATAAGTCCCTGTTCGTATAATTTTTTATATAATTTTGAATTATTCCCGGCAAACGCATCAAGGAGCACTGACATTACAGCCTCGCGTTTAGCCCTTTCACCGGGTGATAGATTAAAATCGGTGTCTTTAATGCCTATATTGAAATAGGGGATCGATATAGACATTTTCTGACGGATCTCATGCTGAACGACAGAATTATCCTCGCTGGGATATGAGCGTTCAAACTTTGGGGACGGGATTTCACGTAAGCTTTTATCTGCCGCACGTGATACCTCCTCCTCTGTGACATTGCCGCATATGCAAAGCACCATATTTGCAGGAGTATAAAACGTATTATAGCATTTATAAAGAATATCGGCATTTATTTTAGAGATAGAGTCTATTGTTCCCGCAATGTCTATATTTACAGGATGTTCTTTATACATAGCTCCAAGCAGATTAAAAAATACGCGCCATGTCGCTGAGTCTTCATACATGCGTATCTCCTGTCCAATGATGCCCTGTTCTTTCTGCACAGTTTCAGCAGTAAAGTATGGCGACTGGACAAAAAAGAGAAGGACTTCAAGTGACTTCTCAAAATTTTCTGTGCAGGAAAATTCATAAACAGTCTTGTCAAAACTGGTGAAAGCATTCGCAGATGCTCCAAGATCCCCGAACTGTGCGAATACATCTTCTCCGGTTTCATTTTCAAACATTTTATGCTCTAAAAAATGTGCAATTCCGTCAGGGACAGTTACGAAATCCGCATCTTCCTCAGTTTTAAACGTTCTGTCTATAGAACCGTATTTTGTTCCGAACATAGCATAAGTCTTGCTGAGTTCAGGCTTGGGACAGATAAAAATATTAAGACCTGTTTCATGTTTGGCATATAGGAGCTTCTCTGAGAGACGCTTATCTTCAATCATTTTAAATTCCATTAAGAGTTCTCCTTTCCGCTGCCTTTTAAGAAGAATACAGTATCAAGCATAACATCCCCGGCTGCCCTTATAACTTCTTCTTTTTTGACCTGAATCAAGGATTCAATGAAATCTTCTGGATCGCTGTCCGTTCCTGAAATTATTTCATTAGCATACCAATGTATCATAGCAGCCGGATTGTCAAAACTGCTTCTGATACCTGAAATCAAAGCTTTTCGTGCAACTTCAATCTCATTTTCTGTAACATCGCCCTTTTTTATATTATCAAGCTGCAGTAATATTTCGGCGAGCGCTCTTTCCTTATTCTCAGTTTCTATTCCCGATGAGACAAGCAAAATTCCCTTCTGGGCTATTACGTCAGATCTGCAGTAGTAACATAACGAAAGTTTTTCACGAACATTCAAGAACAGTTTACTGGTAGGCGTAAGCCCAAAGATTGAATTCATAAGCGTAAGTGCAGGGTATTTATGATCGCTTCTTGAAATGCCCGTCCTGAATCCAAGCGTCAGTTTTCCCTGGTTTACGTCCATTGATTCCACATGCTCTTTTAAAACTCCGCCCACGTATAAAGCAGTTCTCGGAAGAGGCGCTGTAACATTTCTTTCTATCATCAAAAATCTGGTTTTAAGTTTATCTACAACTGCCGACATATCATCAGAACCAACATAATACATCTCGATATTGGCGCCCTCAAGCAATGTCTCATACTGTTTATATAATTCCTGCGGCTTTATCGCACGAACGGTGTCAATTTCTCCCTTTTCAGATATGCCGTATACCTCATCCTTGCACATTAGTTCAATGCAGCGATTTCGGGCATATGAAACCTTGTTATCGATCTCAGCTTTTATAAAACTTATTTGGTTTTGCTTTTCTGTTTCACAAAATTCGTTTTTGAACGCTCCATCAATAAGCAGCGGA
The genomic region above belongs to Bacillota bacterium and contains:
- a CDS encoding pitrilysin family protein; the encoded protein is MEFKMIEDKRLSEKLLYAKHETGLNIFICPKPELSKTYAMFGTKYGSIDRTFKTEEDADFVTVPDGIAHFLEHKMFENETGEDVFAQFGDLGASANAFTSFDKTVYEFSCTENFEKSLEVLLFFVQSPYFTAETVQKEQGIIGQEIRMYEDSATWRVFFNLLGAMYKEHPVNIDIAGTIDSISKINADILYKCYNTFYTPANMVLCICGNVTEEEVSRAADKSLREIPSPKFERSYPSEDNSVVQHEIRQKMSISIPYFNIGIKDTDFNLSPGERAKREAVMSVLLDAFAGNNSKLYKKLYEQGLINDSFGSEYTLSDSFAHTIFGGESKDPEKVFSIICEEIESFKNNKVDVRTFERSKKAVYGRNIASLDRTDSIVYMMISSYFMDTNFIEMFYAYDKIMVDDLNEILDKWTPEVMSLSIIDPLH
- a CDS encoding pitrilysin family protein, with amino-acid sequence MKDIERIQIGNGIALNILRTQRFKTNVFTIGFQQELNREKASLNALLCRVLLQGSEKYPDMEALGNRLADLYGASLNPYNVKRGDIQEFGISASFIANKFALKNENVLSDTVDTMLEVLMNPLLIDGAFKNEFCETEKQNQISFIKAEIDNKVSYARNRCIELMCKDEVYGISEKGEIDTVRAIKPQELYKQYETLLEGANIEMYYVGSDDMSAVVDKLKTRFLMIERNVTAPLPRTALYVGGVLKEHVESMDVNQGKLTLGFRTGISRSDHKYPALTLMNSIFGLTPTSKLFLNVREKLSLCYYCRSDVIAQKGILLVSSGIETENKERALAEILLQLDNIKKGDVTENEIEVARKALISGIRSSFDNPAAMIHWYANEIISGTDSDPEDFIESLIQVKKEEVIRAAGDVMLDTVFFLKGSGKENS